The following DNA comes from Agromyces mangrovi.
GAACACCGACAGGTAGATGCGCTTGACCCGGATGCCCGCGCGGCGCGCGGCCTCGACGTTGCCGCCGACCGCGTAGACCGAGCGACCCCAGCTCGTTCGGGTGAGGAAGAAGTTCATGATCACCACGAGGGCGAGGAAGAACACGAACATCACGCTCACGCCGCGGCCGGTGTTGAGGTACCAGACGGCGATGCCGAGCAGTACGAGGATCGCGCCTGCGCGCAGCAGGATCGACAGGAGCGACGCGCTCGACAGGTTCGCCGCGGCGCGCCGCCGGCCCGTGAACCACAGCTGCAGCGCGTATGCCCCTGCGGTCAGCACGACGAGCGCGTAGGCGAGCCACTCGGGCAGGAACATCTGCTGGGCGAACTGCACGAGCCACGAGTCGAACGGGATGTTGATCGACCCGGTGCGGCCGAGCACCCAGAGCTGGAGGCCGAGGAAGCCGAGCAGGCCGGCGAGCGTGATCACGAAGCTCGGCACGCCGAACCGGTTGTAGAGGAGCCCGTAGAAGAGGCCGATGAGGAGGCCGGCGAGGATCGACGCGAGGATCGACACAGCGAGGGGCCAGTCCATCTGCACGAACGTCACCGCGAGGATCGCGGCCGACAAGCCCGACACCGATCCGATCGACAGGTCGATCTCGCCGAGCAGCAGCACGAGCACGACGCCGAGCGCGAGCGTGCCGGTCGCGGCCATCTGGAGGGTGAGGTTCACCAGGTTCGTCGGCGAGAGGAACACCGGGTTCAGCGCCTGGAAGACGCCCCAGATGATGATGAGGCCGATCACGACCGGCAGCGACCCGAGGTCGCCACCGCGCACGCGGTTGCCGAACTCGCGCACCGCGCCGCCGATGCCCTTGTGCTGGATCAGTCGTTCGTCGTGCAGGTCGGCGTACTCCGCCTGGAGCACCTGCGCCTGCTCGCCGGTCGTGGCGGGGGGCTCGTTGGTCGGGGCGTCCGTGCCCGAGCGGTCGGTGGTGCTCATGACTCAAGCTCCTCGTCGAGGTCGTCCCCGGGAACGGGGGTGGCGGCGGTCTTGGCGGCGGCGCGACGGGTGACGGCGTTGTCGGTGGCGCCGGTGATGGCCGAGATGATGGTCTCGCTCGTGACATCCGACACCCGGAAGGTGCCGTTGTTGCGGCCGAGGCGCAGCACGACGACCCGGTCGGCGACGGCCATGACGTCGGCCATGTTGTGGCTGATCAGGATGACGCCGTGGCCGCGGTCGCGGAGGCGCTCGACGAGGTTCAGCACCTCCGCGGTCTGCGCGACGCCGAGCGCGGCGGTCGGCTCGTCGAGGATCACGATGCTGGGCTCGCCGATGAGTGAGCGGGCGATGGCGACGGTCTGCCGCTGGCCGCCCGAGAGGGATGCCACGGCGATGCGCACCGACGGGATCTTGGCGCTCAGCTCGCGCAGCAGGCTCCACGAGCGCTGTTCCATCTCGACCTCGTCGAGGGTGCCGCCGCGGGTGAGCTCCTGGCCGAGCCAGAGGTTCGAGACCACGTCCAGGTTGTCGCACAGCGCGAGGTCCTGGTAGACGGTCGCGATGCCGAGGTCGCGCGAGTCGGTGGGGCTCTGGATGGAGACCGTGCGGCCCTCGAACTCGATCTCGCCCGAGTCCGGCGGGTGCACGCCGGCGAGCACCTTGACGAGCGTGGACTTGCCCGCTCCGTTGTCGCCGACGAGGGCGACGACCTCGCCCTGGTGCACGTCGAGCTCGATGTCCTTGAGCGCCTGCACGGCTCCGAAGCGCTTGCTGACGCCGCGCAGCCGCAGCACGTTCTCGTGCGGGCGGCCGCCGGCCTGCTTGGTGGGTGACGTCACTGTCATGTGTCTCATCCTCGTGACTCGGGTCCCTGTAGGGAAGGGGTGGCGGATGCCCCGCCGGGGCGGTGCGCGCGACGGGTCGGGAGGCGTGCGGCCTCCCGACCCGTCGCGAGGGCGGTACTACTCGATGCCGGCAGCGGCGCAGGCGTCCGCGTACTCGGCGGTGCAGATGTCCTCGACGGTGTAGAACCCGTCGGCGACGACCGTGTCCATGATGTTGTCCACGGTCACGACGACCGGCTCGAGGAGCGTCGACGGCGTGCCGTCCACGTCCACGTCACCGGTGACCTCCTCGCCGTTGGCGAGTGCGACCGCGATCTCCGCAGCGAGCTCGGCCTCGGCCTTGATCGCCTTGTAGATGGTCATGTACTGGTCGCCCGCGACGATGCGCTGGATCGCGGTGATCTCGGCGTCCTGACCGGTCACGACGGGCAGCGGGTCGATGTTCGCCGCACGC
Coding sequences within:
- a CDS encoding ATP-binding cassette domain-containing protein, whose translation is MTVTSPTKQAGGRPHENVLRLRGVSKRFGAVQALKDIELDVHQGEVVALVGDNGAGKSTLVKVLAGVHPPDSGEIEFEGRTVSIQSPTDSRDLGIATVYQDLALCDNLDVVSNLWLGQELTRGGTLDEVEMEQRSWSLLRELSAKIPSVRIAVASLSGGQRQTVAIARSLIGEPSIVILDEPTAALGVAQTAEVLNLVERLRDRGHGVILISHNMADVMAVADRVVVLRLGRNNGTFRVSDVTSETIISAITGATDNAVTRRAAAKTAATPVPGDDLDEELES
- a CDS encoding sugar ABC transporter permease gives rise to the protein MSTTDRSGTDAPTNEPPATTGEQAQVLQAEYADLHDERLIQHKGIGGAVREFGNRVRGGDLGSLPVVIGLIIIWGVFQALNPVFLSPTNLVNLTLQMAATGTLALGVVLVLLLGEIDLSIGSVSGLSAAILAVTFVQMDWPLAVSILASILAGLLIGLFYGLLYNRFGVPSFVITLAGLLGFLGLQLWVLGRTGSINIPFDSWLVQFAQQMFLPEWLAYALVVLTAGAYALQLWFTGRRRAAANLSSASLLSILLRAGAILVLLGIAVWYLNTGRGVSVMFVFFLALVVIMNFFLTRTSWGRSVYAVGGNVEAARRAGIRVKRIYLSVFMLCSTFAAVGGLMAAARLAAANQSSGGGDINLNAIAAAVIGGTSLFGGRGSAFSALLGILVIASIASGLTLLNLDSSVRFMVTGAVLLLAVIVDALSRRSRTASGRA